In Streptomyces dangxiongensis, one DNA window encodes the following:
- a CDS encoding winged helix-turn-helix transcriptional regulator: MAKAPRCGPYICGIDAALDVVSGKWKGLILWELEARRVRRFAELRRGLPGVSEKMLTQHLREMEADGLVHREVHAEVPPRVEYSLTEHGRTLNQALGPLGAWGVERMRREGFEAVDVAEASQG, from the coding sequence ATGGCCAAGGCGCCGAGATGCGGGCCTTACATCTGTGGCATCGACGCTGCGCTCGACGTGGTGAGCGGCAAGTGGAAGGGACTGATCCTCTGGGAACTCGAGGCCCGCCGCGTACGCCGCTTCGCTGAGCTGCGTCGCGGTCTGCCGGGAGTGAGCGAGAAGATGCTGACGCAGCACCTGCGTGAGATGGAGGCGGACGGTCTCGTGCACCGGGAGGTTCACGCCGAGGTGCCGCCGCGGGTGGAGTACTCCCTGACTGAACACGGGCGCACCCTCAATCAAGCGCTCGGGCCGCTCGGCGCCTGGGGAGTTGAGCGGATGCGTCGCGAAGGCTTCGAAGCGGTCGACGTGGCCGAGGCCTCACAAGGCTGA